TTATCAGCGCTTTAACATTTTTTATCGTAAATCGAAACTAAACCATTTCGCATTCTACTTCCAGTAGGATTCCTTCGTCAACGATTACACGTCCGCAGTGCTCACAAATAATGATTTTTTTGCGTTGGCGAATTTCAGATTGCATCTGTGCAGGGATCTTATTGTGACATCCTGAACAGCTGTCGCGATCAATAGAAACTACAGCAAGACCATTTTTGAATGAATTACGAAGTCTGTTGTAGACATTCATTAAACGATCCTCAATGTTTTTCTCTGCTGCTTCAGCATTCTTCAATAACGTATCTTCCTCTTTCTGAGTTTCTGCCGTAATTGTATCCAGCTCTTTTCTTTTTCCTTCAAGCTCAGTCTTATTGTAACCTAAGGTTTTTTCTGTGCTTTCGTACTGTTCAGTCTTGTTACGGATTTCAAACTCATATTCTTTGATTCGTTTTTCACAAACCTGAATTTCTAAGCCCTGAATTTCGATCTCCTTAGTGATAGCATCATATTCACGATTGTTTTTAACTTCGTTCAGCTGACCTTCATATTTCTTGATGGCCCCCTGAGCGTCCTTAATCATGTTTTTGCGCTTTACGATAGAATCTTCCAATTCATCCAGATCCGTTCTGATTTTCTCAATACGGGTTTCTAATCCTGCGATTTCATCTTCAAGATCAGCTACTTCGATAGGCAATTCACCTCTGATTTGACGAATTTTATCGACTTTAGTATGTATGGTTTGCAAAGACCATAATGCTTTCAATTTTTGTTCTACAGTTTGTTCCATTAACAGTAGTATTTTATTGGATTTGTGTCTGTTTCCGTTATTAGGACTGCAAAGTTAGCAAATTTATTCCGAATAATCTCTAACAATAATTCTTGCGTA
The Sphingobacterium spiritivorum genome window above contains:
- a CDS encoding zinc ribbon domain-containing protein, with the translated sequence MEQTVEQKLKALWSLQTIHTKVDKIRQIRGELPIEVADLEDEIAGLETRIEKIRTDLDELEDSIVKRKNMIKDAQGAIKKYEGQLNEVKNNREYDAITKEIEIQGLEIQVCEKRIKEYEFEIRNKTEQYESTEKTLGYNKTELEGKRKELDTITAETQKEEDTLLKNAEAAEKNIEDRLMNVYNRLRNSFKNGLAVVSIDRDSCSGCHNKIPAQMQSEIRQRKKIIICEHCGRVIVDEGILLEVECEMV